The sequence GCTCCGAAGTGATACATCTCTTCCGTGATTCCGATCATCGGGTAAAAGGCTTTCGGCACAAGAATACCGCCGACATGCCCGAAAAATACAAAAATGACACCGAAGTGGAATAGGATGCTCCCCCACCGGAGGAGCGCGTCCGACTTCAAAAACTGGCTTGACTGCGCAGACCAGCCGAACTGGTCATAATTGTACCGGTAAATATGCCCGACAACAAAAATTGTCAACGTTATATAAGGATAAGCGACCCATAACAGGAAATCAATTGGTGTCATGCGGAATCCATCCCTTCATACCGTATTGGCCTTTTGGCCTGGCGCGATCGCATCCAATGTTTCCAGAGCGGCTGCAAGCAGAAACGAATAAGGGGAATTCTGGTCCCGCAGCTGTCCGAAGAGTTCATCCATCGCCTTTTTATGGATAAAATAAAGTTTTTGGATGAAACCCTCATCCGCTTCTGACATGAATTCAAGAATCAGGGGCAGGTAGTCGGGCAGTTCGCCATCCTTTATATAAAACCCCGCTTTCGCAAACTCCATTTTCAGTTTCACGAATCCGAGCCCGCGTTCCCGCTTATCGCCAAACACGCCATATGTGAGATATAAGGAGCAGTCCTGGCTGAAATCGAACTGTTTCACATAATTTTGGCTGAATTCCATCCAGGGGACAGAAACCGCATAATCCCAGAATGCAGCGATATTCTTTTTGACCGGACTGTCAGGAAGCCCGGCAATGAACCGGGCAACTTCTTCATTCCTGTGCCAGTCTTCTTCAGGGTAACGGAGGAACAAAGAGCATAGTTTCAACACATTTCTACTGTCTTCCATCCTTCGCACCTCCTGTCACATCACTCCAATAAGATTCACTGTATTCATACGGGTCTTTCCATTCGCCGTTTACGGCACAGGATTCACAGCCTTCCATGAAGTCAAAGCCTGCACTTCCCTGATGGTTGAACATATTTTCAGCCTGTTCACGATGGGCTTTCGGAATGACATAACGGTCCCCGTATTTTGCAATAGCCGATAATTCATACATGTCACGCGCCATCTGCTCGGAGATGCCGACTTCGTCGATGAGCCTTGTATCCGGTTCTTTGCCAAGGTCGATGCTGCGCATATATGTCCGCATGGCAACCAGCTTTTTCAGTACGTGTGATACCAGTTCCGTGTCACCTGCTGTCATCAGGTTTGCAAGATATTCAATCGGAATCCTGAACTGGTCAATTGCCGGGAAAACGACAGACGGGTCAAGGTCGTTGAAATGGCCGTTGAACGCATCGACAATCGGGCTTAACGGCGGAATATACCAGACCATCGGCAGCGTCCGGTATTCCGGATGGAGCGGAAGCGCGATTTTCTGTTCACAGGCCAGCTTGTACACCGGCGATTCCTGGGCAGCTTCAATCCAGTCTTCCGGAATGCCGTCTTTTTTTGCCTGGGCGATGACTTCCGGGTCGTTCGGATCAAGAATCAAGTCGAGCTGGGCCTGGTAAAGGTCCTGATCGTTCGGAACAGAAGCTGCTTCTTTCACGCGATCGGCATCATAAAGGACAATGCCGATATAGCGGATCCGGCCGACGCACGTTTCCGAACAGATTGTCGGATCGCCGTTTTCGATCTTCGGAAAACAGAACGTACATTTTTCTGCTTTGTTCGTCTGCCAGTTGAAATACACTTTCTTGTAAGGGCAGCCAGACATGCAGTATCTCCAGCTGCGGCATGCGTCCTGGTCGACAAGGACAATGCCGTCTTCCTCACGTTTGTACATCGCGCCTGAAGGACAGGAGGAGACGCATGACGGATTGACACAATGTTCGCAGATACGCGGCAAATACATCATGAACGCCTGTTCGAATTCGAACTTCACTTTTTCGTCGATCCCCTGCATATTCGGATCCCGTTTTCCCGTTTCATGGACACCGGCCAGATCATCTTCCCAGTTCGGCCCCCAGAGGATATCCATGTATTCTCCGGTCAGCTGCGATTTCGGGCGCGCGACCGGCTGGTGTGATTTTTCCGGGCTGTTGACAAGGTTATCGTATTCATAGGTCCATGGTTCATAATATTCATCCATATCAAGCATGTCGGGATTAAAAAAGATATTCAAGAGCTTGCTTGCTTTCCCTCCCGCTTTCAGGGACAGCTTGCCATTGCGCATTTCCCAGCCGCCCTTGTTTTTCTCCTGGTTTTCCCATTCTTTCGGGTAGCCGATGCCAGGCTTCGTCTCCACGTTGTTCCACCACATGTATTCAGCACCAGGCCTGTTTGTCCACGTATTATTGCATGTGACACTGCACGTATGACAGCCGATGCATTTATCGAGATTCATCACCATTCCAAATTGAGCTTTAATCTTCAAGCCAATCCACCTCGCTTCGATCCATTCTCCTGATCTGCACCTGTTCATCACGCTGGTTTCCCGTCGGGCCATAATAATTGAATCCGTAACTGAGCTGGGCATATCCGCCGATCATCTGGGTCGGTTTAATATGGATACGCGTCGGGCTGTTGAATGTTCCGCCGCGGTCTTTCGTGATTTTTGATCCCGGCACATTGATGAGCCGGTCCTGGACATGGTACATGAAGACAACTCCGCGCGGCAGGCGGTGGCTCGTGACTGCCCTGGCGACGACGACACCATTGCGGTTATACATTTCAAGCCAGTCATTATCCTTGATGCCGACCTCTTCAGCATCCAGGTTATTCAGCCAGACATGCGGACCGCCCCTGAACAGCGTCAGCATC is a genomic window of Bacillus marinisedimentorum containing:
- the narJ gene encoding nitrate reductase molybdenum cofactor assembly chaperone → MEDSRNVLKLCSLFLRYPEEDWHRNEEVARFIAGLPDSPVKKNIAAFWDYAVSVPWMEFSQNYVKQFDFSQDCSLYLTYGVFGDKRERGLGFVKLKMEFAKAGFYIKDGELPDYLPLILEFMSEADEGFIQKLYFIHKKAMDELFGQLRDQNSPYSFLLAAALETLDAIAPGQKANTV
- the narH gene encoding nitrate reductase subunit beta, translated to MKIKAQFGMVMNLDKCIGCHTCSVTCNNTWTNRPGAEYMWWNNVETKPGIGYPKEWENQEKNKGGWEMRNGKLSLKAGGKASKLLNIFFNPDMLDMDEYYEPWTYEYDNLVNSPEKSHQPVARPKSQLTGEYMDILWGPNWEDDLAGVHETGKRDPNMQGIDEKVKFEFEQAFMMYLPRICEHCVNPSCVSSCPSGAMYKREEDGIVLVDQDACRSWRYCMSGCPYKKVYFNWQTNKAEKCTFCFPKIENGDPTICSETCVGRIRYIGIVLYDADRVKEAASVPNDQDLYQAQLDLILDPNDPEVIAQAKKDGIPEDWIEAAQESPVYKLACEQKIALPLHPEYRTLPMVWYIPPLSPIVDAFNGHFNDLDPSVVFPAIDQFRIPIEYLANLMTAGDTELVSHVLKKLVAMRTYMRSIDLGKEPDTRLIDEVGISEQMARDMYELSAIAKYGDRYVIPKAHREQAENMFNHQGSAGFDFMEGCESCAVNGEWKDPYEYSESYWSDVTGGAKDGRQ